A single genomic interval of Zunongwangia sp. HGR-M22 harbors:
- a CDS encoding M13 family metallopeptidase — translation MKIKKTTLLLLGLLSLASCKKEEPTEKEFIEITGVDHSLEPGDNFFRYANRKWYDTVSIPETQAGAGAYMFMNYPQRLRLQGILDSVSQSENPKGSIAQKVGDFYASGMDTLTINKRGFEPVKPILNDIDAINDISALMHFVAKATISGNTSILSFYVGPDDKNSQMNIAHAGQTGIGLPDRDYYFSEDSETVAIQEAYKKYLSTLFELTGVNETEAKKKADLVYDIDKQIADSHRTRIERRDVKANYNKMAVSDLARKQPNIGWKSVLDDFNAQTDSIDIGQPEYYEKLNSLLKSVPLEDWKVYLKAHTLENYADNLSRPFIDAAFEFTKVISGQAVQKTRGEIMASALDGYLGEALGQLYVKKYFPEEAKERMQELVDNVQKAYAARIENLEWMSDSTKIKAKEKLAAITKKIGYPDHWKDYDNVTIDRDAYFENIVSASSAAYQRNLEKLVKPVDKSEWFTTPSTVTAYNNPSANEIVFPAGILQPPYFDNDADDALNYGGIGMVIGHELTHTFDDQGAQFDKEGNVKNWWTDSDYEKFKSKIQQVIDQYSEFTVLDSLHIKGAMTVGENTADIAGVAVAYDAFKMTEQGQDTTKIGEFTPDQRFFLSVAKIWRVKMKDEFLRLWINNNPHSPPSWRVNGPLMNSTPFYEAFDVKPEDSLYVKEVDRIVIW, via the coding sequence ATGAAAATTAAAAAAACTACGTTACTTCTTCTGGGGTTGCTTTCTCTGGCCTCCTGTAAAAAGGAAGAACCTACTGAAAAAGAATTTATCGAAATTACCGGTGTCGATCATAGTTTAGAACCTGGCGATAATTTCTTTAGGTATGCAAATCGCAAATGGTACGATACGGTATCGATTCCAGAAACACAGGCTGGGGCAGGAGCGTACATGTTTATGAACTATCCGCAGCGACTTCGCTTACAAGGAATTCTGGATAGCGTTTCACAAAGTGAAAATCCTAAAGGAAGTATTGCTCAAAAAGTGGGCGATTTTTATGCTTCGGGGATGGATACTTTAACAATCAACAAAAGAGGATTCGAGCCTGTGAAACCAATTTTAAATGATATTGATGCTATTAACGATATTTCTGCTTTGATGCATTTTGTAGCTAAAGCCACGATATCGGGAAATACTTCAATCTTAAGTTTTTATGTTGGGCCAGATGATAAAAATAGTCAGATGAATATTGCGCATGCCGGTCAAACAGGAATTGGCCTGCCAGATCGGGATTATTACTTCAGCGAAGATTCAGAAACCGTGGCGATTCAGGAAGCTTATAAAAAATATCTTTCAACATTATTTGAACTTACCGGAGTTAACGAAACTGAAGCTAAAAAGAAAGCCGATTTGGTATACGATATCGATAAACAGATTGCCGATTCACATAGAACCAGGATTGAGCGCCGAGATGTAAAAGCGAATTATAATAAGATGGCGGTGAGCGATCTTGCTCGGAAACAACCTAATATTGGCTGGAAATCTGTTTTAGACGATTTCAACGCACAAACCGATTCAATCGATATTGGGCAACCGGAATATTATGAAAAGCTGAATTCACTTTTAAAATCTGTTCCGTTAGAAGATTGGAAGGTTTATTTAAAAGCACATACTTTAGAGAATTATGCCGATAATTTAAGTCGACCTTTTATAGATGCTGCCTTCGAATTTACTAAAGTGATTTCGGGGCAGGCAGTTCAGAAAACACGTGGGGAAATAATGGCGAGTGCCTTAGATGGATATCTTGGCGAAGCTTTAGGCCAATTATACGTTAAGAAATATTTTCCTGAAGAAGCTAAAGAGCGTATGCAGGAACTGGTTGATAATGTACAGAAAGCTTACGCGGCAAGAATCGAGAATTTGGAGTGGATGAGTGATAGCACCAAGATAAAAGCAAAAGAAAAGTTGGCTGCCATCACGAAGAAAATAGGGTATCCCGATCATTGGAAAGATTACGATAATGTGACTATCGATAGGGACGCTTATTTTGAGAATATTGTTTCTGCTTCTTCCGCAGCGTATCAACGTAATCTGGAAAAGCTAGTAAAGCCGGTAGATAAATCAGAATGGTTTACTACACCTTCAACGGTAACGGCATATAATAATCCTTCAGCAAACGAAATTGTTTTTCCGGCAGGAATTTTACAGCCTCCTTATTTTGATAACGACGCTGATGATGCTTTAAATTATGGTGGGATAGGAATGGTAATTGGGCACGAATTAACCCATACTTTCGACGATCAGGGAGCGCAATTTGATAAAGAAGGGAATGTAAAAAACTGGTGGACAGATAGCGATTACGAGAAATTCAAATCGAAGATTCAACAGGTGATCGATCAATACAGTGAATTTACGGTATTAGATTCGCTTCATATAAAAGGCGCCATGACGGTTGGAGAAAATACTGCTGATATTGCCGGAGTGGCCGTTGCTTACGATGCATTTAAGATGACAGAGCAGGGACAGGATACAACTAAAATTGGTGAGTTTACTCCCGATCAGCGATTTTTCCTTTCCGTAGCTAAAATATGGCGTGTAAAAATGAAAGATGAATTTTTACGATTATGGATTAATAATAATCCGCATTCGCCACCATCCTGGAGAGTTAATGGTCCATTGATGAATAGTACACCGTTTTATGAAGCATTCGATGTGAAACCAGAGGATTCATTATACGTTAAGGAAGTGGACAGAATTGTGATTTGGTAA